The DNA region GGACGGCCGAGCGGAGGCACCCGCTTGAGCGGGTGCGAATGATGGACGGGCGGGCAGAAAAAGCGGGACCCCTAAATACGCGGAGACGAACCCTCCTCTAGAGACTCGTGTCATCGCCGCCGTTCCCTCGTCCGATCGAGACGCGCTCGCGGTTTGCCGGATTGCTGGCAGCGACCGCCGTCGGCGTCTACCTCCTGGTGATCGTCGGCGCGACCACGTCGCTGACGAACGCCGTCACCGCGTGCACGTCCTGGCCGGTATGTGCTCCACCCACGGACCCGCTGAGCCAGACCGAACTCGCGATCGCGTGGGGCCACCGCATCGCCGCCGTCCTCGTCGGCCTCCTCCTGATCGGTACGACCCTCGTGGCCGCAATCGGCGACGCCACCCGGCGCGTCCGTTACGCCCTGTACGCCGCCGTCGCCCTGTACCCGGTTCAGGTCGCCGTCGGCGCCGCCACGGCGACGATGGGACCACAGGCGCTGATCCCCGGATTGCACCTCACCATCGGCGTCGCTATCTTCGCGTTCGTCGTCCTCGCCCTCGCGTGGGACCTTGAGGTCACCACCGGCTCGAGCGACGACCGAATGGAGCCGCCGGAACCGATCGACACCAGTGACGCCTCGCCCCGACAGCTTCCCGACGGTGGATTCGCCAGAGCCCGGCTCACCGCCTACGCCTATTTCAAGATGATGAAGCCGCGGCTCATGTGGCTGCTCTGTCTGGTTGCCGCTGCCGGCATGGCGCTGGCCGCTGGGCCGGACCTCGAGGCCCCGACCATCGTCGCGACCCTCGGCGGTGGCGTCCTCGCCATCGGCGCCTCGGGAACGTTCAACCACGTCCTCGAGCGCGACATCGACAAGCAGATGTCCAGGACGGCCGACCGCCCGCTGGCGACCGACCTGGTTCCGGTTCGGAACGCCCTGCTGTTCGGGCTGTTCCTCACAGCTGCGTCGATGACGGTCTTCCTGTCGATCAACGCGCTGGCAGCCGCCCTCGGCCTCGTGGCCATCCTCTTTTACAGCGTCGTCTACACGCTATTGCTCAAACCGAACACCGTCCAGAACACGGTCATCGGCGGAGTCGCCGGCGCACTCCCGGCGCTCATCGGCTGGGCCGCCGTCACGAACGAAATCGGCGTCCCCGCCCTGGCACTGGCGGGCCTGATCTTCCTCTGGACGCCCGCGCACTTCTACAACCTCGCGCTGGCCTACCAGGACGACTACGCCCGCGGCGGCTTCCCGATGATGCCCGTCGTCCGGGGCGAAACCGTCACGCGAAAGCATATCCTCTACTACATCGGAGCGACGCTCGTCGGCGCGGTCGCACTCGTCTGGCTCACGGATCTCGGTGCGCTCTACTCCGTCACCGTCGTGTGCTTCGGCGGTCTCTTCCTCTGGTTCGCCGTCGACCTCCATTTCGAGCAGACCGAACGGGCCGCGTTCCGCGCGTTCCACGCCTCGAACGCGTTCCTCGGGGCCGTCCTCGTGGCGATTCTGGTCGACGCGCTCGTCGTCATCGCGTAATCCCGGAGCGGGCAGGTAACCAACCGTTATCGATCCCGACGCGCTCGAGCCGACTATCCACATCGAGCCTTCCGTTTTCGTGGCACCTCGAGTCGCCGATAATCCCGGGTTAGTCGTCCAGACCGCCGATCGTCGACTCGTGTGGCAGTCACAGCCAGCAGCGCGGGCCCTCGAGGCCGCGAGCCAGCGGGTCGAACGGTCGGCCGCCTTTTTGAGCGTCCTGCTCGGAGCCGACTCGAGGACCATCATGAGCGACTCACCACGCGGTTCGACGGACGCAACAGCCGACGACCGAACGACGCGAACGGGGGCGCGAGGGGACGCGAGCGGCCAGAAGTGGCTCAGCGGCTTCGTCTCGCTGATCGGCCTCTGGATCGCGGTCTCGCCG from Natronosalvus rutilus includes:
- a CDS encoding heme o synthase, with translation MSSPPFPRPIETRSRFAGLLAATAVGVYLLVIVGATTSLTNAVTACTSWPVCAPPTDPLSQTELAIAWGHRIAAVLVGLLLIGTTLVAAIGDATRRVRYALYAAVALYPVQVAVGAATATMGPQALIPGLHLTIGVAIFAFVVLALAWDLEVTTGSSDDRMEPPEPIDTSDASPRQLPDGGFARARLTAYAYFKMMKPRLMWLLCLVAAAGMALAAGPDLEAPTIVATLGGGVLAIGASGTFNHVLERDIDKQMSRTADRPLATDLVPVRNALLFGLFLTAASMTVFLSINALAAALGLVAILFYSVVYTLLLKPNTVQNTVIGGVAGALPALIGWAAVTNEIGVPALALAGLIFLWTPAHFYNLALAYQDDYARGGFPMMPVVRGETVTRKHILYYIGATLVGAVALVWLTDLGALYSVTVVCFGGLFLWFAVDLHFEQTERAAFRAFHASNAFLGAVLVAILVDALVVIA